Proteins encoded by one window of Dasypus novemcinctus isolate mDasNov1 unplaced genomic scaffold, mDasNov1.1.hap2 scaffold_98, whole genome shotgun sequence:
- the LOC131277883 gene encoding L-lactate dehydrogenase A chain-like has protein sequence MATLKDQLIQNLLKEEQIPQNKITVAGVGAVGMACAISILMKELADEFALVDVIEDKLKGEMMDLQHGTLFLRTPKIVSGKDYSVTANSKLVIITAGARQQEGESRLNLVQRNVNIFKFIIPNVVKYSPNCKLLIVSNPVDILTYVAWKLSGFPKNRVIGSGCNLDSARFRYLMGERLGVHPSSCHGWVLGEHGDSSVPVWSGMNVAGVSLKNLHPELGTDADKEQWKEVHKQVVDSAYEVIKLKGYTSWAIGLSVADLAETIMKNLRRVHPVSTMIKGLYGIKDDVFLSVPCVLGQNGISDVVKVTLTPEEEGRLKKSADKLWGIQKELQF, from the coding sequence ATGGCAACTCTCAAGGATCAGCTGATTCAGAATCTCCTTAAGGAAGAACAGATCCCTCAGAATAAGATTACAGTTGCTGGGGTTGGTGCTGTTGGCATGGCCTGTGCCATCAGTATTCTGATGAAGGAACTGGCAGATGAATTTGCACTTGTGGATGTCATAGAAGACAAATTGAAGGGAGAGATGATGGATCTCCAACATGGCACCCTTTTCCTTAGAACACCAAAAATTGTCTCTGGCAAAGACTATAGTGTGACTGCAAACTCCAAGCTGGTTATCATCACAGCTGGGGCTCGTCAGCAAGAGGGAGAAAGCCGTCTTAATTTGGTCCAGCGTAATGTAAACATCTTTAAATTCATCATTCCTAATGTTGTAAAATACAGTCCAAACTGCAAGTTGCTTATTGTTTCCAATCCAGTGGATATATTGACCTATGTGGCTTGGAAACTAAGTGGCTTTCCCAAAAACCGTGTTATTGGAAGTGGTTGCAATCTGGATTCAGCCCGGTTCCGTTACCTAATGGGGGAGAGGCTGGGAGTTCACCCATCCAGCTGTCATGGCTGggtccttggggaacatggagACTCTAGTGTGCCTGTGTGGAGTGGAATGAATGTTGCTGGTGTCTCCTTGAAAAATCTGCACCCTGAGTTAGGCACTGATGCAGATAAGGAACAATGGAAAGAGGTTCACAAACAGGTGGTTGACAGTGCTTATGAGGTGATCAAACTGAAAGGCTATACCTCCTGGGCCATTGGGTTATCTGTGGCAGATTTGGCAGAAACTATAATGAAGAATCTTAGACGTGTACATCCTGTTTCCACCATGATTAAGGGACTCTATGGAATAAAAGATGACGTCTTCCTTAGTGTTCCTTGCGTCTTGGGACAAAATGGTATCTCAGATGTTGTCAAGGTGACTCTGACTCCTGAAGAAGAAGGCCGTTTGAAGAAGAGTGCAGATAAACTTTGGGGGATCCAAAAAGAGCTACAATTTTAA